From a region of the Streptomyces venezuelae genome:
- the fxsT gene encoding FxSxx-COOH system tetratricopeptide repeat protein, with the protein MTASSDSSSDSRDGRIVTFYSYKGGTGRTMALANTAWILAANGKRVLAVDWDLEAPGLHRFFHPFLDPSTLGATTGVIDLISEYAWAATSPVQRPDDWHKDYARIQPHAVSLTPETHGWEFPDGGTLDFVSAGRQNREYSATVSTFDWDNFYDRLGGGLFFDALRADMKRNYDYVLIDSRTGLSDIADICTVHLPDVLVDCFTLSDQSIDGAASVARQIDERFNDRGIKIYPVPMRIDEGEKEKADAGRALARIKFDRFPNGLVGDELTSYWGAVEIPYRPYYAYEETLATFGDEAGLTNSLLSAFERLTAVVTEGQITSMPAIGEEVRLRIRDAFTRRRPALPADLFLSYVAENRMWADWIESVLTRAGFRVVPKDVSAERPAHTGPGDTLGGGTGISIDTAARTVVLLSTAYLKSARAVDVWERAAAEDPTGGRRQLVPLRVGDVRLSTPYIDRNPVDLFRLDEVHATAALLRAVERPMALPDSAGSASQPGPRFPGTVPKIWNAPPRNPGFTGRSIVLERMRDQLGGGMAVVLPQPQTLFGLGGVGKTQVALEYVHRFMADYDLVWWISSEQTDDVVAALAELAVRLGAQTGEDMAAASQEAIDLLRRGVPSSRWLLVFDNADDPETLKRFFPPGGPGHVLVTSRNQSWSQYGDALPVDVFLREESIEHLQRRAPGLSKDDAEQVAVAVGDLPLAVEQAGAWIAETATPVSAYIEQLAQQAARVLALNQPPGYPEPVAATWNISIERLQSRSPAAVRLLQLCAFLAPEPISANLLYSKEMIDALKPYDSSLQEKLVLGRVIREIGRFALAKVDQVSNSIQVHRLVQAVIRAQLSEEEQREARHAVHRILAGARPDDDEPIDNPETWPRFNTIWSHLTPSEARFCKEPETRRLLIDRVRYLWKRGDFKAAYTLGEELREAWKEMLGNDDLQYLYLRFHLSNILRSQGRFVEAKELDEVTLERQKAVLGPSHPHTYMTMSGLANTLGALGHYGQAMELATDAHEGFSQIFHEAHPRTLAAANNLALNLRLVGQYTRAREIDQEVHDLRTEVLGPEHPYTLSSAQNLARDLREVGRYEDSVQLLSRTYDTYKRTLGRAFPGTLSAAKNLAVSLRRAGQLEDALRLTTATRARYRAKYTSVNPDLLSCELNLASDLFATGDPGGARDLAQEVVDEYMKVPGERHPYTLAAVNNLAVFHWGTGAAETAETMLRQTIRGMRDVLGDNHPHTVFAHLNLANTRADLGDPEGALELERLAVMRLREVLGAHHPETLASSSNMAVSLDSMGRKEEAARLRAEAVSELTRLLGEDHSLTRYARDERRVHRDLEPLAV; encoded by the coding sequence ATGACAGCGAGCAGTGACAGCAGCAGCGACAGCCGTGACGGACGTATCGTCACCTTCTACTCGTACAAGGGCGGCACGGGCCGCACCATGGCACTGGCCAACACCGCCTGGATCCTGGCGGCCAACGGCAAGCGGGTCCTCGCCGTGGACTGGGACCTGGAGGCGCCCGGCCTGCACCGCTTCTTCCACCCCTTCCTGGACCCCTCGACGCTGGGGGCCACCACCGGGGTCATCGATCTGATCAGCGAATACGCCTGGGCGGCGACCAGCCCGGTGCAGCGGCCCGACGACTGGCACAAGGACTACGCGCGGATACAGCCGCACGCCGTCTCGCTCACGCCGGAGACCCACGGCTGGGAGTTCCCGGACGGCGGCACCCTCGACTTCGTCTCGGCGGGCCGGCAGAACCGTGAGTACTCGGCGACCGTCTCCACCTTCGACTGGGACAACTTCTACGACCGGCTCGGCGGCGGGCTCTTCTTCGACGCCTTACGCGCCGACATGAAGCGCAACTACGACTACGTCCTCATCGACAGCCGTACCGGCCTGTCCGACATCGCGGACATCTGCACGGTCCACCTCCCGGACGTCCTCGTCGACTGCTTCACCCTGTCCGACCAGTCCATCGACGGCGCCGCGTCCGTCGCCCGCCAGATCGACGAGCGGTTCAACGACCGCGGCATCAAGATCTACCCGGTCCCGATGCGCATCGACGAGGGCGAGAAGGAGAAGGCCGACGCCGGCCGGGCGCTGGCCCGGATCAAGTTCGACCGCTTCCCGAACGGCCTGGTCGGGGACGAGCTCACCTCCTACTGGGGCGCGGTGGAGATCCCGTACCGCCCCTACTACGCCTACGAGGAGACCCTGGCCACCTTCGGCGACGAGGCCGGGCTCACCAACTCCCTGCTCTCCGCCTTCGAACGGCTGACCGCCGTGGTCACCGAGGGTCAGATCACCTCCATGCCGGCGATCGGCGAGGAGGTCCGGCTGCGCATCCGGGACGCCTTCACCCGGCGCCGCCCGGCGCTGCCCGCCGACCTGTTCCTGTCCTACGTCGCCGAGAACCGGATGTGGGCCGACTGGATCGAGTCGGTGCTCACCCGGGCCGGTTTCCGGGTCGTCCCGAAGGACGTCTCCGCCGAGCGTCCCGCGCACACCGGCCCCGGGGACACCCTGGGCGGGGGGACGGGGATCAGCATCGACACGGCCGCCCGGACCGTGGTGCTGCTCTCCACCGCCTATCTCAAGTCGGCCCGGGCCGTGGACGTGTGGGAGCGTGCGGCCGCCGAGGACCCGACCGGGGGCCGGCGCCAGCTGGTGCCGCTGAGGGTGGGTGACGTACGGCTTTCCACGCCGTACATCGACCGCAACCCGGTGGACCTCTTCCGGCTCGACGAGGTGCACGCGACCGCCGCTCTGCTGCGTGCGGTGGAGCGGCCCATGGCCCTGCCCGACAGCGCGGGCAGTGCCTCGCAGCCCGGTCCCCGCTTCCCGGGGACCGTCCCGAAGATCTGGAACGCGCCGCCGCGCAACCCCGGCTTCACCGGGCGCAGCATCGTGCTGGAACGGATGCGCGACCAGCTCGGCGGGGGCATGGCCGTGGTGCTGCCGCAGCCGCAGACCCTGTTCGGGCTGGGCGGCGTCGGCAAGACCCAGGTGGCGCTGGAGTACGTGCACCGGTTCATGGCCGACTACGACCTGGTGTGGTGGATCTCCTCGGAGCAGACCGACGACGTGGTCGCGGCCCTCGCGGAGCTCGCGGTACGGCTGGGCGCGCAGACCGGCGAGGACATGGCGGCCGCCTCCCAGGAGGCGATCGACCTGCTGCGGCGCGGGGTTCCCTCCTCCCGCTGGCTGCTGGTCTTCGACAACGCGGACGATCCCGAGACGCTCAAGCGGTTCTTCCCGCCGGGCGGGCCGGGCCACGTCCTGGTGACCTCCCGCAACCAGTCCTGGTCGCAGTACGGTGACGCGCTGCCGGTGGACGTGTTCCTGCGGGAGGAGTCCATCGAGCACCTGCAGCGCCGGGCCCCCGGGCTCAGCAAGGACGACGCCGAGCAGGTGGCGGTGGCGGTGGGTGACCTGCCGCTGGCCGTCGAGCAGGCGGGTGCCTGGATCGCGGAGACGGCGACGCCGGTGTCCGCGTACATCGAGCAGCTGGCGCAGCAGGCCGCCCGCGTCCTGGCCCTGAACCAGCCGCCCGGGTACCCGGAGCCGGTGGCCGCCACCTGGAACATCTCGATCGAGCGGCTGCAGTCCCGGTCCCCGGCGGCCGTCCGGCTGCTCCAGCTGTGCGCGTTCCTCGCGCCCGAGCCGATCTCCGCGAACCTGCTCTACAGCAAGGAGATGATCGACGCCCTCAAGCCCTACGACTCCTCCTTGCAGGAGAAGCTGGTGCTGGGCCGGGTGATCCGGGAGATCGGCCGGTTCGCGCTGGCCAAGGTCGACCAGGTCAGCAACAGCATCCAGGTGCACCGGCTGGTGCAGGCGGTGATCCGGGCCCAGCTGAGCGAGGAGGAGCAGCGCGAGGCGCGGCACGCGGTCCACCGGATCCTGGCGGGTGCCCGGCCGGACGACGACGAGCCGATCGACAATCCTGAGACGTGGCCGCGGTTCAACACCATCTGGTCGCACCTGACCCCGTCGGAGGCCCGGTTCTGCAAGGAGCCGGAGACGCGCAGGCTGCTCATCGACCGGGTGCGCTACCTGTGGAAGCGCGGCGATTTCAAGGCCGCGTACACCCTCGGCGAGGAACTGCGCGAGGCGTGGAAGGAGATGCTGGGCAACGACGACCTGCAGTACCTGTACCTGCGCTTCCACCTGTCGAACATCCTGCGTTCGCAGGGCCGGTTCGTGGAGGCGAAGGAGCTGGACGAGGTCACGCTGGAGCGGCAGAAGGCGGTGCTCGGCCCCTCGCACCCGCACACGTACATGACCATGAGCGGACTGGCCAACACGCTGGGTGCGCTGGGGCATTACGGGCAGGCGATGGAGCTGGCGACCGACGCGCACGAGGGCTTCAGCCAGATCTTCCACGAGGCGCACCCGCGCACGCTGGCCGCCGCGAACAACCTGGCGCTGAACCTGCGGCTCGTGGGCCAGTACACCCGGGCCCGGGAGATCGACCAGGAGGTGCACGACCTGCGCACCGAGGTGCTGGGGCCGGAGCACCCGTACACCCTGTCCTCGGCGCAGAACCTGGCCCGCGACCTGCGCGAGGTGGGCCGGTACGAGGACTCGGTGCAGCTGCTCAGCCGGACGTACGACACCTACAAGCGGACGCTGGGCCGGGCGTTCCCCGGCACCCTGTCGGCCGCGAAGAACCTGGCGGTGTCGCTGCGCCGGGCGGGCCAGCTGGAGGACGCCCTGCGGCTGACCACGGCCACCCGGGCCCGCTACCGGGCCAAGTACACCTCTGTCAACCCGGACCTGCTGTCCTGCGAGCTCAACCTGGCCTCGGACCTGTTCGCGACCGGGGATCCGGGCGGTGCGCGGGACCTGGCGCAGGAGGTGGTGGACGAGTACATGAAGGTGCCGGGTGAGCGGCACCCGTACACCCTGGCGGCCGTGAACAACCTGGCGGTCTTCCACTGGGGCACGGGCGCGGCGGAGACGGCGGAGACGATGCTCCGCCAGACGATACGGGGCATGCGGGACGTGCTCGGCGACAACCACCCGCACACCGTGTTCGCCCATCTCAACCTGGCCAACACGCGGGCCGACCTGGGCGATCCGGAAGGCGCTCTGGAGCTGGAGCGGCTCGCGGTGATGCGGCTGCGCGAGGTGCTCGGGGCGCACCATCCCGAGACCCTGGCGAGCAGTTCCAACATGGCGGTCAGTCTGGACTCGATGGGCCGCAAGGAAGAGGCGGCCCGGCTGCGGGCGGAGGCGGTGTCCGAGCTGACCCGGCTGCTCGGCGAGGACCACAGCCTGACCCGGTACGCACGCGACGAGCGGCGGGTCCACCGCGACCTGGAGCCTCTCGCCGTCTGA
- a CDS encoding DUF4231 domain-containing protein, giving the protein MTFRNEDLPALFHHTDQAAVSRQRESTQATRAQLLLLVAAAAAAALPAGPKLGSVYLFGLLSVLSYAGVLGVGMRATRRRARPQWQLNRSAAEFIKSLAWRYAVHGAPFGSEVAAPEATYRTRLEAGLGELRKMGWEDPRAAGSVPEGGEITGAMQRLRGMDYQARRETYVRDRLIEQRNWYRRRTEVSRRATNLWSWTIVLLTCLALLFALLGAFGSGPGPRLTALLSAAAAAGIAWNEVRRHHPLIEAHTLIEQDLAAMMVVMQTTITESQWASSVYETERYVSPQHTDWLARHSS; this is encoded by the coding sequence ATGACCTTTCGAAACGAGGACCTGCCGGCCCTCTTCCACCACACCGACCAGGCGGCGGTCTCCCGGCAGCGGGAGTCCACCCAGGCCACCCGCGCGCAGCTGCTGCTGCTGGTCGCGGCCGCGGCGGCCGCCGCGCTGCCGGCCGGGCCGAAGCTGGGCTCGGTGTACCTCTTCGGGCTGCTGAGCGTGCTCTCGTACGCGGGGGTGCTGGGCGTGGGAATGCGGGCGACCCGGCGCCGGGCCCGCCCGCAGTGGCAGCTCAACCGCAGTGCGGCGGAGTTCATCAAGTCCCTGGCCTGGCGGTACGCGGTGCACGGGGCGCCGTTCGGCAGTGAGGTCGCCGCGCCCGAGGCGACGTACCGCACCCGGCTGGAGGCGGGTCTGGGGGAGCTGCGGAAGATGGGCTGGGAGGATCCGCGGGCCGCCGGTTCGGTGCCGGAGGGCGGGGAGATCACCGGTGCGATGCAGCGGCTGCGCGGGATGGACTACCAGGCGCGGCGCGAGACGTACGTCCGGGACCGGCTGATCGAGCAGCGCAACTGGTACCGGCGGCGCACGGAGGTGTCCCGGCGGGCGACGAACCTGTGGTCGTGGACGATCGTGCTGCTGACCTGCCTGGCGCTGCTGTTCGCGCTGCTGGGGGCGTTCGGTTCGGGTCCGGGGCCGAGGCTGACCGCGCTGCTGAGCGCGGCGGCGGCGGCCGGGATCGCCTGGAACGAGGTGCGCCGCCACCATCCGCTGATCGAGGCGCACACCCTGATCGAGCAGGATCTGGCGGCGATGATGGTCGTGATGCAGACGACGATCACCGAGTCCCAGTGGGCCTCGTCGGTGTACGAGACCGAGCGGTACGTGTCGCCGCAGCACACGGACTGGCTGGCCCGGCACAGCAGTTGA
- a CDS encoding S1 family peptidase: MRIKRMTRTRLLAAATGLAAAAALAVPTAASADSGRDGGDTAFSADRLASAGASVLRANVAGTAWHTDPATGTLVVSADSTVSEAAIARIKREAGADVGALRIERIPGKLTKLVSGGDAIYANSWRCSLGFNVRSGTNYYALTAGHCTDGAGTWWTNSARTTVLGTTTGSSFPTNDYGLIKYASNTPVPPGTVGSQDITSAVNATVNMSVTRRGSTTGIHSGRVTGLNATVNYGGGDIVYGMIRTNVCAEPGDSGGPLYSGTRAVGLTSGGSGNCSSGGTTFFQPVVEALGAYGVSVY; the protein is encoded by the coding sequence GTGAGGATCAAGCGCATGACCCGTACCAGGCTGCTCGCGGCGGCCACCGGCCTGGCCGCCGCCGCGGCGCTCGCCGTCCCCACGGCCGCGAGCGCGGACTCCGGACGGGACGGCGGCGACACGGCGTTCAGCGCCGACCGGCTCGCCTCGGCCGGCGCATCCGTCCTGCGCGCCAACGTGGCGGGCACCGCCTGGCACACCGACCCCGCCACCGGAACCCTCGTGGTCTCCGCCGACTCCACGGTCTCCGAAGCCGCAATCGCGAGAATCAAGCGCGAAGCCGGAGCCGACGTCGGAGCCCTGCGCATCGAACGCATCCCCGGCAAGCTCACCAAACTGGTGTCCGGCGGCGACGCCATCTACGCGAACAGCTGGCGCTGCTCCCTCGGCTTCAACGTACGCAGCGGCACCAACTACTACGCCCTCACCGCCGGACACTGCACCGACGGCGCGGGCACCTGGTGGACCAACTCCGCCCGCACCACCGTCCTCGGCACCACCACCGGATCCAGCTTCCCGACCAACGACTACGGCCTCATCAAGTACGCCAGCAACACGCCCGTGCCCCCCGGGACCGTCGGCAGCCAGGACATCACCAGCGCCGTGAACGCCACGGTCAACATGTCCGTGACCAGGCGCGGCTCCACCACCGGCATCCACAGCGGCCGGGTCACCGGCCTCAACGCCACCGTCAACTACGGCGGCGGCGACATCGTCTACGGCATGATCCGCACCAACGTGTGCGCCGAACCCGGCGACAGCGGCGGCCCGCTCTACTCCGGCACCCGCGCCGTCGGCCTCACCTCCGGCGGCAGCGGCAACTGCTCCTCGGGCGGGACGACCTTCTTCCAGCCCGTGGTCGAGGCCCTGGGCGCCTACGGGGTCAGCGTCTACTGA
- a CDS encoding DUF5685 family protein — translation MFGIVRPCTHRLGDRFKAEWMAHLCGLCLALRGDHGQFARIVTNYDGLLVSVLTEAQSGTAPEDRRTAGPCPLRGMRTASVAQGEGARLAAAVSLVLASAKVRDHVADRDGLLARAPIALAARRVARGWDRAGARTGASLGFDTAVLVDAVDRQAGIETLAGPGTPVLVVTEPTETATAAAFAHTAQLAGRPGNAGALAEAGRYFGRLAHLLDAVEDQGADAEAGAWNPLTATGTSRAEARRLCDDALQGIRLALGEVEFADAGLAHRLLVHELRTSVDRAFGTMSCGHTATAPAGQGGNPYAGGPTVEGPHGANPYGANPYGGNPYGGNPYAPNAPQAPGGPGMPPPMGPGGGGGGGGLPPQRPRRGLLAGCAVAIGLFCTCQMCCTEYEGPWSRERREPLCDAGDCCDGCDCCGDCGCGDCCCCPCDGC, via the coding sequence TTGTTCGGCATAGTCAGACCTTGCACGCACCGGCTGGGAGACCGTTTCAAGGCGGAGTGGATGGCCCATCTGTGCGGGCTGTGCCTGGCACTTAGGGGCGATCACGGGCAGTTCGCCCGGATCGTGACGAACTATGACGGGCTGCTCGTCTCCGTTCTGACGGAGGCTCAGTCGGGCACCGCACCCGAGGACCGGCGCACCGCGGGCCCCTGCCCGCTGCGCGGGATGCGCACCGCCTCCGTGGCCCAGGGCGAGGGTGCGCGACTCGCCGCCGCCGTCTCGCTCGTGCTCGCCTCCGCCAAGGTGCGCGACCACGTCGCCGACCGGGACGGCCTGTTGGCCCGCGCCCCGATCGCCCTGGCCGCGCGCAGGGTGGCCCGCGGCTGGGACCGGGCCGGAGCCCGCACCGGGGCCTCGCTCGGCTTCGACACCGCCGTGCTCGTCGACGCCGTGGACCGGCAGGCGGGCATCGAGACGCTCGCGGGACCCGGCACCCCCGTGCTCGTGGTGACCGAGCCCACGGAGACCGCGACGGCCGCAGCCTTCGCACATACCGCGCAGCTGGCCGGACGGCCAGGCAACGCCGGCGCGCTGGCCGAGGCCGGCCGGTACTTCGGCCGCCTCGCCCACCTGCTGGACGCGGTGGAGGACCAGGGCGCCGACGCGGAGGCGGGCGCCTGGAACCCGCTCACCGCCACCGGCACCTCGCGCGCCGAGGCCCGCAGGCTCTGCGACGACGCCCTCCAGGGCATCAGGCTGGCACTGGGCGAGGTCGAGTTCGCGGACGCGGGGCTCGCCCACAGGCTGCTCGTACACGAACTGCGCACCTCGGTGGACCGGGCCTTCGGGACCATGAGCTGCGGCCACACGGCGACGGCCCCGGCCGGGCAGGGCGGCAACCCGTACGCGGGCGGGCCCACGGTGGAGGGCCCGCACGGAGCGAACCCGTACGGAGCGAACCCGTACGGCGGGAATCCGTACGGCGGCAACCCCTATGCCCCGAACGCCCCCCAGGCCCCCGGTGGTCCGGGCATGCCGCCGCCCATGGGGCCCGGCGGTGGTGGCGGTGGTGGCGGACTGCCCCCGCAGCGGCCGCGCCGCGGGCTGCTGGCGGGCTGCGCGGTGGCCATCGGGCTGTTCTGCACCTGCCAGATGTGCTGCACGGAGTACGAGGGTCCGTGGTCGCGGGAGCGGCGCGAGCCCCTCTGCGACGCGGGCGACTGCTGCGACGGTTGCGACTGCTGCGGCGACTGCGGGTGTGGCGATTGCTGCTGCTGTCCCTGCGACGGCTGCTGA
- a CDS encoding cell division protein SepF, which yields MGSVRKASAWLGLVEDSDDERYYDDDYAEAAQGSVAGPGEQWVTDPRVRVASESAVEHGRRIATVTPDGFRDARGIGELFRDGVPVIVNLSSMDPGDAKRVVDFAAGLTFGLRGSIERVATRVFLLTPADTQIVSGEAGGRSRDFFNQS from the coding sequence ATGGGTTCGGTGCGCAAGGCGAGTGCCTGGCTGGGTCTCGTGGAGGACAGCGACGACGAGCGCTACTACGACGACGACTACGCGGAGGCCGCCCAGGGTTCGGTGGCCGGCCCCGGCGAGCAGTGGGTCACCGACCCGCGGGTCCGGGTGGCCTCCGAGTCGGCCGTGGAGCACGGCCGTCGCATCGCGACGGTCACCCCGGACGGTTTCCGTGACGCGCGGGGCATCGGCGAGCTGTTCCGTGACGGGGTCCCGGTGATCGTCAACCTGTCGTCGATGGACCCGGGCGACGCGAAGCGCGTCGTCGACTTCGCGGCGGGACTGACCTTCGGGCTGCGCGGTTCGATCGAGCGGGTGGCGACCAGGGTCTTCCTCCTGACCCCGGCCGACACCCAGATCGTCAGCGGCGAAGCGGGCGGCCGCTCACGCGACTTCTTCAACCAGAGCTGA
- a CDS encoding acyl-CoA dehydrogenase family protein, which translates to MSAFLPHDPLGLDELLGPEELAVRDTVRAWAADRVLPNIAQWYESGELPAIRELARELGGIGALGMSLEGYGCAGASAVQYGLACMELEAADSGIRSLVSVQGSLAMYAIWKYGSEEQKQRWLPGMAAGELIGCFGLTEPDVGSDPAAMRTHAKREGTDWVLNGRKMWITNGSVAAVAVVWAQTDEGIRGFAVPTDTPGFSAPEIKHKWSLRASVTSELVMDDVRLPADAVLPLVTGLKGPLGCLSHARYGIVWGSMGAARASFESALDYARTREQFGRPIGGFQLTQAKLADMALELHKGVLLAHHLGRRMDAGTLRPEQISFGKLNNVREAIEICRTARTILGANGISLEYPVMRHATNLESVLTYEGTVEMHQLVLGKALTGLDAFR; encoded by the coding sequence GTGTCCGCGTTCCTGCCCCATGATCCGCTCGGGCTCGACGAGCTCCTCGGGCCCGAGGAGCTCGCCGTCCGGGACACCGTCCGCGCCTGGGCCGCCGACCGGGTGCTGCCGAACATCGCCCAGTGGTACGAGAGCGGCGAGCTGCCCGCGATCCGCGAGCTGGCCCGGGAACTCGGCGGCATCGGGGCGCTCGGCATGTCCCTGGAGGGCTACGGGTGCGCCGGCGCCAGCGCCGTGCAGTACGGGCTGGCCTGCATGGAGCTGGAGGCCGCCGACTCCGGGATCCGCTCGCTCGTCTCGGTGCAGGGCTCGCTCGCTATGTACGCGATCTGGAAGTACGGCTCCGAGGAGCAGAAGCAGCGCTGGCTCCCCGGTATGGCCGCGGGTGAGCTGATCGGCTGCTTCGGGCTGACCGAGCCCGATGTGGGTTCGGACCCCGCGGCGATGCGCACCCACGCCAAGCGCGAGGGCACCGACTGGGTGCTGAACGGCCGCAAGATGTGGATCACCAACGGCTCCGTCGCGGCGGTCGCCGTGGTGTGGGCGCAGACCGACGAGGGGATCCGCGGATTCGCGGTGCCCACCGACACCCCCGGTTTTTCCGCGCCGGAGATCAAGCACAAGTGGTCGCTGCGGGCCAGCGTCACGAGCGAGCTGGTGATGGACGACGTACGGCTGCCCGCCGACGCGGTGCTGCCGCTGGTCACCGGGCTCAAGGGGCCGCTGGGCTGCCTCAGCCACGCGCGGTACGGGATCGTCTGGGGATCCATGGGCGCGGCGCGGGCCAGTTTCGAGTCCGCGCTCGACTACGCGAGGACGCGGGAGCAGTTCGGCCGGCCGATCGGCGGTTTCCAGCTCACCCAGGCCAAGCTGGCGGACATGGCCCTGGAACTCCACAAGGGCGTCCTGCTCGCCCACCACCTGGGCCGGCGGATGGACGCGGGCACCCTGCGGCCGGAGCAGATCAGCTTCGGCAAGCTCAACAACGTCCGCGAGGCCATCGAGATCTGCCGCACCGCGCGGACCATCCTCGGCGCCAACGGGATCTCCCTCGAATACCCCGTCATGCGGCACGCCACCAACCTCGAATCGGTCCTCACCTACGAGGGCACCGTCGAGATGCACCAGCTGGTGCTGGGCAAGGCGCTCACCGGCCTGGACGCCTTCCGGTGA
- a CDS encoding MFS transporter: MSGTNAAGVRTPSPWQRLGAASGGANRWVVLAVLCVSLVLVALDATILHVAVPSVTEDLRPGSIELLWIVDAYPLVCASLLILFGTLGDRVGRRRILLLGYGLFGVASAIAALADNAQVLIAARALLGVGGAMIMPATLSILRQVFPDRRERALAIGIWTAVAAIGAASGPVLGGFLVQHFWWGSVFLINIPLMALILPLGRWLLPESRGSADGPWDVLGALMAATGVLGTVLGIKRLGAERRLLDAEALVPLLLGVVLLVLFVRRQRRREHPLIDMRMFSRAAFSASVACIVLAMLALVGLELIAVQYLQLVLHLSPLETGLRLLPLTFAAMAAGATGSYTLARVGPRTMVSLGFVLTGFAVLLLTFMGQQDRPLLLTVGFILLGFGLQTTLFAAYESMLSEAPAETAGGAASIGETSYQLGAGMGIALLGSVMNAAYRPGLVGVPGVTAADSAGAANSLGQAYQIAAHLGGPAGASLYAAARQSFVHGLHVTLVVSALLLFAGAVMALKLPRVMDCGAAEEEAAEVRLPAQAKAEARPTPVEQAG; this comes from the coding sequence ATGTCGGGGACGAACGCGGCCGGGGTCCGGACCCCTTCGCCCTGGCAGCGGCTGGGCGCCGCCTCGGGTGGGGCCAACCGCTGGGTCGTCCTGGCGGTGCTCTGCGTCAGCCTGGTCCTCGTCGCGCTCGACGCGACGATCCTGCACGTCGCCGTCCCCTCCGTCACCGAGGACCTGCGCCCCGGCTCGATCGAGCTCCTGTGGATCGTCGACGCCTACCCGCTGGTCTGCGCCTCGCTGCTGATCCTCTTCGGCACCCTCGGTGACCGGGTCGGCCGCCGCCGCATCCTCCTCCTCGGCTACGGACTCTTCGGCGTCGCCTCCGCGATAGCGGCCCTCGCCGACAACGCCCAGGTCCTCATCGCCGCGCGCGCCCTGCTCGGCGTCGGCGGCGCGATGATCATGCCCGCCACCCTGTCGATCCTGCGGCAGGTCTTCCCCGACCGGCGCGAGCGGGCGCTCGCCATCGGCATCTGGACCGCCGTCGCCGCCATCGGCGCGGCCAGCGGGCCGGTGCTGGGCGGTTTCCTCGTCCAGCACTTCTGGTGGGGCTCCGTCTTCCTCATCAACATCCCGCTGATGGCGCTGATCCTGCCGCTGGGCCGCTGGCTGCTGCCGGAGTCGCGCGGCAGCGCCGACGGGCCGTGGGACGTGCTCGGCGCGCTGATGGCCGCCACCGGTGTGCTCGGGACGGTGCTCGGGATCAAGCGGCTGGGCGCCGAACGCCGGCTCCTCGACGCCGAGGCGCTGGTCCCGCTGCTGCTGGGCGTGGTGCTGCTCGTCCTGTTCGTGCGGCGGCAGAGGCGGCGCGAGCACCCGCTGATCGACATGCGGATGTTCTCGCGGGCCGCCTTCTCCGCCTCGGTCGCCTGCATCGTCCTCGCCATGCTGGCCCTGGTCGGCCTGGAGCTGATCGCCGTCCAGTACCTCCAGCTGGTGCTGCACCTCAGCCCGCTGGAGACCGGCCTGCGGCTGCTGCCGCTGACCTTCGCCGCCATGGCCGCGGGCGCCACCGGCTCCTACACCCTGGCGCGGGTCGGGCCGCGCACGATGGTGTCGCTGGGCTTCGTCCTGACCGGCTTCGCCGTGCTGCTGCTGACGTTCATGGGCCAGCAGGACCGGCCGCTGCTGCTGACCGTCGGCTTCATCCTGCTGGGCTTCGGACTGCAGACCACGCTGTTCGCGGCCTACGAGTCGATGCTGAGCGAGGCTCCTGCCGAGACCGCGGGCGGCGCGGCCTCGATCGGCGAGACCTCGTACCAGCTGGGCGCGGGCATGGGCATCGCACTGCTGGGCAGCGTGATGAACGCGGCGTACCGGCCGGGGCTCGTGGGAGTGCCGGGGGTGACGGCGGCCGATTCGGCGGGCGCGGCGAACTCGCTGGGCCAGGCGTACCAGATCGCCGCGCATCTCGGGGGACCGGCGGGGGCGTCGCTCTACGCGGCGGCGCGCCAGTCGTTCGTGCACGGACTGCACGTGACGCTGGTGGTGAGCGCGCTGCTGCTGTTCGCGGGAGCGGTGATGGCACTGAAGCTGCCGCGGGTGATGGACTGCGGGGCGGCCGAGGAGGAGGCGGCGGAGGTGCGGTTGCCCGCGCAGGCGAAGGCGGAGGCGCGGCCGACCCCGGTCGAGCAGGCGGGCTGA